A single region of the Duganella sp. BuS-21 genome encodes:
- the rapZ gene encoding RNase adapter RapZ — MRIVLITGISGSGKSVALNVLEDSGHYCVDNLPPALLSSLVKTLTEEGLQALAVAVDARSAESLASLPADVQRLRAEGHDVKVMFLTANTHSLVARFSETRRSHPLSHELRPGQNPAARRTLIECILEERERLSAIENLGHVIDTSELSANKLRAWVKDLVMTEHAPLTLFFESFAFKLGVPMDADFVFDVRALPNPYYDLTLRPLTGRDAPVIEFLDAQASAGELLNDIRAFVEKWLPSFKGDNRSYLTVALGCTGGQHRSVYMAEKLAAYFSPNERVVLRHREQ; from the coding sequence ATGCGCATCGTACTTATCACAGGTATCTCCGGCTCCGGCAAATCCGTCGCACTGAATGTCCTCGAAGATTCGGGACATTACTGCGTCGATAACCTGCCGCCCGCCCTGCTTTCCAGCCTGGTCAAGACCCTGACGGAGGAAGGCCTGCAGGCTTTGGCGGTGGCGGTCGACGCCCGCAGCGCCGAGTCGCTGGCCTCGCTGCCGGCCGACGTTCAGCGCCTGCGCGCCGAGGGCCACGACGTCAAGGTGATGTTCCTCACGGCCAACACCCACTCGCTGGTGGCGCGCTTCTCGGAAACACGACGCAGCCATCCGTTGTCGCACGAACTGCGGCCGGGGCAAAACCCGGCGGCGCGACGCACCCTGATCGAATGCATCCTGGAAGAGCGCGAGCGGCTCTCGGCCATCGAAAACCTCGGCCACGTGATCGACACCTCCGAGCTTAGCGCCAACAAGCTGCGTGCCTGGGTCAAGGACCTGGTGATGACCGAGCATGCGCCGTTGACGCTGTTCTTCGAATCATTCGCCTTCAAGTTGGGCGTGCCGATGGACGCCGACTTCGTATTCGACGTGCGGGCGCTGCCGAATCCCTACTACGACCTGACCCTGCGTCCGCTGACGGGCCGCGATGCGCCGGTGATCGAGTTCCTCGACGCCCAGGCCAGCGCCGGCGAGCTGCTGAACGATATCCGCGCCTTCGTGGAGAAGTGGCTGCCGTCCTTCAAGGGCGACAACCGCAGTTACCTGACGGTGGCGTTAGGCTGCACCGGTGGCCAGCACCGCTCGGTCTACATGGCCGAAAAACTCGCCGCCTACTTCAGCCCCAACGAGCGCGTCGTCCTGCGCCACCGCGAGCAGTAA
- the hprK gene encoding HPr(Ser) kinase/phosphatase, with amino-acid sequence MLQTPLTIQRLYDDNRESLQLGWFAGFPGGERLISGDVASAADQVGHLNTIHPGRIQVFGHQEINYYQRLKSLTRAHVIGELIAGGPPALIIAQGLETPPDILAICDEKNIPLFSTPLPAAQVIDFLRVYLSKKLAQRIIMHGVFMDVLGVGVLITGDSGLGKSELGLELISRSHGLVADDAVEFSRIAPNMIEGRCPALLQNLLEVRGLGLLDIKAIFGETAVRRKMRLKLIVHLVRRGAADEEVERLPFQFPTEDVLGLPIRKVVIPVAAGRNIAVLLEAAVRNTILQLRGIDTLQEFMERQRQAMSGD; translated from the coding sequence ATGCTGCAAACTCCGCTGACGATACAAAGACTGTACGACGACAATCGCGAAAGTTTGCAGCTCGGCTGGTTCGCCGGCTTCCCCGGCGGCGAGCGCCTGATTTCCGGCGACGTCGCCTCGGCCGCCGACCAGGTCGGCCACCTGAACACCATCCACCCGGGCCGCATCCAGGTCTTCGGACATCAGGAAATCAATTACTACCAGCGCCTCAAGTCGCTCACACGCGCCCACGTCATCGGCGAGCTGATCGCGGGCGGTCCGCCGGCGCTGATCATCGCGCAGGGGCTGGAGACGCCGCCCGACATCCTCGCCATCTGCGACGAAAAGAACATCCCGCTGTTTTCCACGCCGCTGCCGGCGGCGCAGGTGATCGACTTCCTGCGCGTCTACCTGTCCAAGAAGCTGGCGCAACGCATCATCATGCACGGCGTGTTCATGGACGTGCTGGGCGTGGGCGTGCTGATCACCGGCGACTCCGGCCTCGGCAAGAGCGAGCTGGGCCTGGAACTGATTTCACGCTCGCACGGCCTGGTGGCCGATGATGCGGTGGAATTCTCGCGTATCGCGCCGAACATGATCGAAGGCCGTTGCCCGGCGCTGCTGCAGAACCTGCTGGAAGTACGCGGCCTGGGCCTGCTCGACATCAAGGCCATCTTCGGCGAGACGGCGGTGCGCCGCAAGATGCGCCTGAAGCTGATCGTGCACCTGGTGCGGCGTGGCGCCGCCGATGAGGAAGTGGAGCGCCTGCCGTTCCAGTTCCCGACCGAGGACGTGCTGGGCCTGCCGATCCGCAAGGTGGTGATCCCGGTGGCGGCCGGCCGCAACATCGCAGTGCTGCTGGAAGCGGCGGTGCGCAACACCATCCTGCAACTGCGCGGCATCGACACCTTACAAGAGTTCATGGAAAGGCAACGCCAAGCGATGAGCGGGGACTAG
- a CDS encoding PTS sugar transporter subunit IIA, whose product MNNLSKILSLENVQLDLEVSSKKRAFEQAGLIFENNCGIARSTVSDNLFARERLGSTGLGHGVAVPHGRIKGMKSLKSPLAAFVRLAEPIPFESPDGKPVNLLFFLLIPDHVTQQHLEILSEIAEMFSDDAFRTALSTDPEPKSVHSRIINWQPSLQAAG is encoded by the coding sequence ATGAACAACCTTAGCAAAATACTCTCTCTGGAAAATGTGCAGCTGGACCTGGAAGTCTCCAGTAAAAAGCGCGCATTCGAGCAAGCAGGCCTGATCTTCGAAAACAACTGCGGCATCGCCCGCTCCACCGTCTCGGACAACCTGTTCGCGCGCGAGCGCCTCGGTTCGACCGGACTGGGGCACGGTGTTGCCGTGCCGCACGGCCGCATCAAGGGTATGAAGAGCCTGAAATCGCCGCTGGCGGCCTTCGTGCGCCTGGCCGAGCCGATTCCGTTCGAGTCGCCGGACGGCAAACCGGTCAACCTGCTGTTCTTCCTCCTGATTCCGGATCACGTCACCCAGCAGCATCTGGAGATCCTGTCCGAAATCGCCGAGATGTTCTCCGACGACGCCTTCCGCACCGCGCTGAGCACGGACCCGGAACCGAAATCGGTGCATTCACGCATCATCAACTGGCAGCCCAGCCTGCAAGCCGCTGGCTGA
- the queF gene encoding NADPH-dependent 7-cyano-7-deazaguanine reductase QueF (Catalyzes the NADPH-dependent reduction of 7-cyano-7-deazaguanine (preQ0) to 7-aminomethyl-7-deazaguanine (preQ1) in queuosine biosynthesis): MTNSADQSPLGKTSAYRTDYAPELLFPIPRQGKRDELGLTGTMPFFGVDIWNAYEISWLNQRGKPQVAIARITFPADSPNIIESKSFKLYLNSFNQTRLDSVVALKALLQQDLSAAAGANVHLILTQPEEFGMVEMGELDGLLLDRLDIEIDHYSPSPELLKAALDEEPVEEKLLSHLLKSNCLVTGQPDWASVQIHYSGPQIDQESLLRYLIGFREHNEFHEQCVERIFVDILRQCQPQQLAVYARYTRRGGLDINPWRSNFSTAQKPANLRGARQ, encoded by the coding sequence ATGACCAACTCCGCCGACCAGTCCCCGCTGGGGAAAACCTCCGCCTACCGCACCGATTACGCGCCGGAACTGCTGTTCCCGATTCCGCGCCAGGGCAAGCGCGACGAGCTGGGCCTGACGGGCACCATGCCCTTCTTCGGCGTCGACATCTGGAACGCCTACGAGATTTCATGGTTGAACCAGCGCGGCAAGCCGCAGGTCGCGATCGCCCGCATCACTTTCCCGGCCGATAGCCCCAACATCATCGAGTCCAAGTCCTTCAAACTGTACCTGAACTCCTTCAACCAGACCCGCCTCGACAGCGTGGTGGCCCTGAAGGCGCTGCTGCAGCAAGACCTGTCGGCCGCCGCCGGCGCCAACGTCCACCTCATCCTCACCCAGCCGGAGGAATTCGGCATGGTCGAAATGGGCGAACTGGACGGCCTGCTGCTGGACCGCCTGGACATCGAAATCGACCACTACAGTCCGTCGCCGGAGCTGCTGAAAGCTGCGCTGGACGAAGAGCCGGTGGAAGAAAAACTGCTGTCGCACCTGCTGAAGTCGAACTGCCTGGTCACCGGCCAGCCGGACTGGGCCAGCGTGCAGATCCATTACAGCGGTCCGCAGATCGACCAGGAAAGCCTGCTGCGCTACCTGATCGGCTTCCGCGAGCACAACGAATTCCATGAGCAGTGCGTCGAGCGCATCTTTGTCGACATCCTGCGCCAGTGCCAGCCGCAGCAACTGGCCGTGTACGCGCGCTACACCCGCCGTGGCGGCCTCGACATCAACCCCTGGCGCAGCAACTTCAGCACGGCACAGAAACCGGCCAACCTGCGTGGCGCACGTCAATAA
- the ilvA gene encoding threonine ammonia-lyase, biosynthetic — protein MTTDYLKKILTARVYDVADETPLELAPTLSQRFENRIYFKREDMQSVFSFKIRGAYNKMAHLSDAQRKRGVICASAGNHAQGVALSAAKLGCRALIVMPTTTPQVKIDAVKARGGADVEVVLHGESYTDAYNHALTLEKEQALTFVHPFDDPDVIAGQGTIGMEILRQHSGPIHAIFVAIGGGGLISGVAAYVKAIRPDIKIIGVQTFDSDAMARSIKAGERVTLTDVGLFSDGTAVRLVGEETFRLTQQYVDDIIIVDTDAISAAIKDVFTDTRSILEPAGALAIAGAKAYIERAALTKDPIKNETLITIACGANMNFDRLRFVAERAELGEAREALFAVTLPEQRGSFKRLCQLVGGRNVTEFTYRISDKDDAHVFCGVQIADRNESGALTRRFEEHGFKALDLTHDELAKTHLRHLVGGKSALADNELLYRFEFPERPGALMRFLDSMAPNWNISLCHYRSQGGDVGRIVIGLQVPPEEMGDFAQFLATLGYRYWDESQNPVYKLFLG, from the coding sequence ATGACGACCGACTATCTGAAGAAAATCCTGACCGCCCGCGTCTACGACGTGGCTGATGAAACCCCGCTGGAACTCGCGCCGACCCTGTCGCAGCGTTTCGAGAACCGAATTTACTTCAAGCGCGAGGACATGCAGAGCGTGTTCAGCTTCAAGATTCGCGGCGCCTACAACAAGATGGCCCACTTGAGCGACGCCCAACGCAAGCGCGGCGTGATTTGCGCCTCGGCCGGCAACCACGCCCAGGGCGTGGCGCTGTCGGCCGCCAAGCTCGGCTGCCGCGCGCTGATCGTCATGCCGACCACCACGCCGCAGGTCAAGATCGACGCCGTCAAGGCGCGCGGCGGCGCCGACGTCGAAGTGGTGCTGCACGGCGAGTCCTACACCGACGCCTACAACCACGCCCTGACCCTGGAAAAGGAACAGGCGCTGACCTTCGTCCACCCGTTCGACGATCCGGACGTGATCGCCGGCCAGGGCACCATCGGCATGGAAATCCTGCGCCAGCACTCGGGCCCGATCCACGCCATCTTCGTTGCCATCGGCGGCGGCGGCCTGATCTCCGGCGTGGCCGCCTACGTCAAGGCGATCCGCCCCGACATCAAAATCATCGGCGTGCAGACCTTCGATTCAGACGCCATGGCGCGCAGCATCAAGGCCGGCGAACGCGTGACGCTGACCGATGTCGGCCTGTTCTCGGACGGCACCGCCGTGCGCCTGGTGGGCGAGGAAACCTTCCGTCTGACGCAGCAGTACGTGGACGACATCATCATCGTCGATACCGACGCCATCAGCGCCGCCATCAAGGATGTGTTCACCGACACCCGCAGCATTCTGGAACCGGCCGGCGCGCTGGCCATCGCCGGCGCCAAGGCCTATATCGAACGCGCCGCGCTGACCAAGGATCCGATCAAGAACGAAACCCTGATCACCATCGCCTGTGGCGCCAATATGAACTTCGACCGCCTGCGCTTTGTGGCCGAACGCGCCGAGCTCGGCGAAGCGCGCGAAGCGCTGTTCGCGGTGACCCTGCCGGAACAGCGCGGCAGCTTCAAGCGCCTGTGCCAGCTGGTGGGCGGACGCAATGTCACCGAGTTCACCTACCGCATCAGCGACAAGGACGACGCCCATGTGTTCTGCGGCGTGCAGATCGCCGACCGCAACGAGTCCGGCGCGCTGACCCGCCGCTTCGAGGAGCACGGCTTCAAGGCGCTCGACCTGACCCACGACGAGCTGGCCAAGACCCACTTGCGCCATCTGGTGGGCGGCAAGAGCGCGCTGGCCGACAACGAGCTGCTGTACCGCTTCGAGTTCCCCGAGCGTCCGGGCGCGCTGATGCGCTTCCTCGATTCGATGGCGCCGAACTGGAATATCTCGCTGTGCCACTACCGCAGCCAGGGCGGCGACGTCGGCCGCATCGTGATCGGCCTGCAGGTGCCGCCGGAAGAAATGGGCGACTTCGCCCAGTTCCTGGCGACGCTGGGCTACCGTTACTGGGATGAAAGCCAGAACCCGGTCTACAAGCTGTTTTTGGGCTAA
- a CDS encoding DedA family protein, whose translation MIESAISWLLLVLAAPAVGLTSVFVIALVSATLVPLGSEPAVFAVIKANPAMFWSAIFVATIGNTLGGAIDYYIGWQAKQSFSKERKSRWFHWLERYGAKTMLLAWLPGVGDPLCTLGGWLKLPFWPSLGYMAIGKFLRYLSMTSLLLYVPDGVWRRIGQLMS comes from the coding sequence ATGATCGAATCCGCAATTAGCTGGCTGCTGCTGGTGCTGGCCGCGCCGGCGGTGGGCCTGACGTCGGTCTTCGTCATCGCCCTGGTCTCGGCCACCTTGGTGCCACTGGGCTCGGAACCGGCGGTGTTTGCCGTGATCAAGGCCAATCCGGCCATGTTCTGGAGCGCCATCTTTGTCGCCACCATCGGCAATACCCTGGGCGGCGCCATCGACTACTACATCGGCTGGCAGGCCAAGCAGAGCTTTTCCAAGGAGCGCAAGAGCCGCTGGTTCCACTGGCTGGAGCGCTATGGCGCCAAGACCATGCTGTTGGCCTGGCTGCCGGGCGTAGGCGATCCGCTGTGCACGCTGGGCGGCTGGCTCAAGCTGCCGTTCTGGCCCAGCCTCGGCTATATGGCGATCGGGAAATTCCTGCGCTACCTCAGCATGACCTCGCTGCTGTTGTACGTGCCGGACGGCGTGTGGCGCCGGATCGGGCAGTTGATGAGCTAA